Proteins encoded within one genomic window of Spirulina major PCC 6313:
- a CDS encoding CHAT domain-containing protein — translation MFNAESPTPHPTEITPLTNDGYESLFYQMLEGVAQGWQCDDLVNRLGIRQHDPWFVSWLHRYGKSLLRQSPQYLNREMALRMVRLGNLGCGELGDVSAGLGRRLLNMSDRAALNAPQATKPATVLTSDDPHELFKYGLELYTTGELDGAISLWRTALEQRPKFEQAENACGVALYYQGQRAEALAQFEQLLSHHPDSDLGHFNQGNLLLGLGRFREAIAHFTHGIEQGQDLSYYAYLGRGHAYHRLGDHALAWRDYEAAIALRPDWPWGYTGRGMVTLAWGDGEAAIADFSQALHHDPNDYYAYHGRGLAWQALGRHQAAVEDFTQVILLAPNLHQAYYNRGNSHADLSHYGKAIADYKEALALQPQSVFALNGRGLALSKIGQTEAALADFTTALALDSDCWQAWVNRGWTLYNAPDQGPTAALQNWETAINELQHLSHDRALALGTLAHAIGQVFGQVAQTQPKQARPLLERAIAALRRSLDFLQDQPNLEAYYLEVMTDLIVTYQRTGSILNTKNHLNIALLIINQLQLNAINVSQKRRWLHQLRGIYQLKVEQLSQAIDPKQRLQAIELAEERRNALLQSQLNPDWDGQILPPPTYSQMQQLLTEETGLLYWHISPASITLFVVLHRQPLQVIPGNYDQLNQFRDWWQQWSSLEFVSEQHSQQPEDDQHWRNQLLPRLAELGEILQLAQVWERLPEDLTHLIIVPHQKLHLVPLHLAINHPQFDHLAYVVTYLPSVQMGLTLLQHQHERPLPALRSLLTIAGSAGVSPHAAAEVAIVAQFFEHDSIDPGQATPAQVQSALATAVELCHFAGDAWWDGTWGETSGLQLAQDRQVAIAQLKHLDAPTPPFVCLSGHWLQLGPDFHLDLEGLGFPTVFLHKGSSHVVVSLWPVAEISTALLMGYMYALLKDNITPAIALHQSQNWLQTLTYQDLLHHYETLLKHLTHAAPPGLDHLKIAQNLAQAKAERLGPTVCPYAHPYYWAGFTITGLPYGLHTP, via the coding sequence ATGTTTAATGCCGAATCCCCGACCCCCCATCCCACTGAAATCACCCCCCTGACCAATGATGGGTATGAATCCCTGTTCTACCAAATGTTAGAGGGGGTGGCGCAGGGGTGGCAGTGTGATGATCTGGTGAATCGCTTGGGGATTCGTCAACATGATCCCTGGTTTGTGTCGTGGCTCCATCGCTACGGCAAGAGTTTGCTGCGTCAATCACCCCAGTATCTCAACCGGGAGATGGCTCTGCGGATGGTGCGGTTGGGGAATTTGGGCTGTGGAGAGTTGGGGGATGTGTCGGCAGGGTTGGGACGACGCTTGTTGAATATGAGCGATCGCGCTGCCCTCAACGCCCCGCAAGCCACGAAGCCCGCCACGGTGCTCACCTCTGATGATCCCCACGAACTGTTTAAATACGGCCTCGAACTCTACACCACCGGCGAACTCGATGGGGCGATTTCCCTCTGGCGCACGGCGTTAGAGCAGCGACCGAAGTTTGAGCAGGCGGAAAATGCCTGCGGAGTCGCGCTGTATTATCAGGGACAACGGGCCGAGGCCCTGGCGCAGTTTGAACAACTCCTCAGCCACCATCCCGATTCTGATTTAGGGCATTTTAACCAGGGTAATTTGTTGCTGGGGTTGGGGCGATTTAGGGAGGCGATCGCTCATTTCACCCATGGTATTGAGCAGGGGCAAGATCTCAGTTACTATGCCTATCTGGGGCGCGGCCATGCTTACCATCGCCTGGGGGATCATGCCCTGGCCTGGCGGGATTATGAGGCGGCGATCGCTCTCCGGCCGGATTGGCCCTGGGGCTATACTGGCCGGGGGATGGTGACTCTGGCCTGGGGAGATGGAGAGGCCGCGATCGCCGACTTTAGCCAAGCCCTGCACCATGACCCCAATGATTACTACGCCTACCACGGTCGGGGTCTGGCTTGGCAAGCCTTGGGGCGACACCAAGCCGCCGTCGAGGACTTCACCCAAGTCATCCTCCTCGCACCCAACCTGCATCAAGCCTATTACAATCGCGGCAACAGCCACGCCGATTTAAGCCACTATGGCAAAGCGATCGCCGACTACAAAGAAGCCCTCGCCCTCCAACCCCAATCCGTCTTCGCCCTCAACGGTCGCGGCCTGGCCTTGAGCAAAATCGGACAAACTGAGGCCGCCCTCGCTGACTTCACCACGGCTCTGGCGCTAGATTCTGACTGTTGGCAAGCCTGGGTTAATCGTGGCTGGACACTCTACAACGCCCCCGACCAGGGCCCCACCGCCGCCCTGCAAAATTGGGAAACCGCCATCAATGAACTGCAACACCTCAGCCACGATCGCGCCCTGGCCCTCGGAACCCTAGCCCATGCCATTGGCCAAGTGTTTGGACAGGTGGCCCAAACGCAACCGAAGCAGGCGCGACCGCTGCTAGAACGTGCGATCGCTGCCCTCCGCCGCAGCCTCGACTTTCTCCAAGATCAGCCCAACCTTGAAGCCTACTACCTAGAGGTGATGACGGATCTGATTGTCACCTATCAGCGCACCGGCAGCATCCTCAACACCAAAAATCACCTCAACATTGCCCTGCTGATCATCAATCAACTGCAACTCAACGCCATCAACGTCAGCCAAAAACGGCGCTGGTTGCATCAATTGCGGGGGATCTATCAACTCAAAGTTGAGCAACTGTCCCAAGCCATCGACCCCAAACAGCGGCTCCAAGCGATCGAACTGGCCGAAGAACGGCGCAACGCACTGCTCCAGAGTCAACTCAATCCCGACTGGGACGGTCAGATCCTGCCGCCCCCCACCTATAGCCAGATGCAACAGTTGCTCACCGAAGAAACCGGGCTGCTCTATTGGCACATTAGTCCCGCCAGCATTACCCTGTTTGTCGTGCTCCATCGACAGCCTTTACAGGTGATCCCAGGCAACTACGACCAACTAAACCAGTTTCGGGATTGGTGGCAGCAGTGGTCGAGCTTGGAATTTGTCAGTGAGCAGCACAGCCAACAGCCCGAAGATGATCAGCATTGGCGCAATCAACTCTTGCCGCGCTTGGCGGAACTCGGTGAGATTTTGCAGTTGGCCCAGGTGTGGGAACGGTTGCCGGAAGACCTGACCCATTTAATCATCGTGCCCCATCAGAAATTGCATCTCGTTCCCCTCCATTTGGCGATTAATCATCCCCAGTTTGATCATCTTGCCTATGTGGTGACCTATCTGCCGTCGGTACAGATGGGGTTAACCCTGCTACAACACCAGCACGAGCGCCCGTTGCCGGCCTTGCGATCGCTCCTCACCATTGCCGGATCGGCCGGGGTTTCTCCCCATGCCGCCGCCGAAGTTGCGATCGTGGCTCAGTTTTTTGAGCATGACTCGATCGACCCAGGCCAAGCCACGCCCGCCCAGGTACAGTCTGCCTTGGCTACAGCGGTGGAACTGTGCCATTTTGCGGGGGATGCTTGGTGGGATGGTACATGGGGCGAAACCTCAGGCTTGCAGTTGGCGCAGGATCGCCAGGTTGCGATCGCTCAACTCAAACACCTCGACGCACCCACGCCCCCCTTCGTCTGTCTGTCGGGCCACTGGCTCCAGTTGGGGCCAGATTTTCACCTTGACCTCGAAGGCTTAGGGTTCCCAACGGTCTTTCTCCACAAAGGGTCTAGCCATGTGGTGGTGAGTCTCTGGCCCGTGGCGGAAATATCCACGGCGTTACTCATGGGGTATATGTATGCACTGTTAAAGGACAACATCACGCCTGCGATCGCCCTCCATCAGTCCCAAAACTGGCTGCAAACCTTAACCTATCAAGACCTGCTGCACCACTACGAGACCCTCCTCAAGCACCTGACCCACGCCGCCCCCCCCGGCCTTGACCACCTCAAAATCGCCCAGAACCTCGCCCAAGCCAAAGCCGAACGCCTCGGCCCAACGGTCTGCCCCTACGCCCATCCCTACTATTGGGCGGGTTTCACGATCACGGGCCTGCCCTACGGCCTCCATACCCCCTAG
- a CDS encoding pyridoxal phosphate-dependent aminotransferase, whose amino-acid sequence MKLATRINQVPASMTLAISAKSKAMKEDGIDVCSFSAGEPDFDTPDHIKAAAKAALDAGKTRYGPAAGEPKLRAAIAHKLQTHNQLPYEAANVIVTNGGKFSLYNLMMTLIEPGDEVIIPVPYWVSYPEMVKLAGGTPILVETTAASGYRITPEQLQAAITPQTKLFVLNSPSNPTGSVYPPAEIRALADVVVAADILVVSDEIYEKILYDGAEHLSIGAVSPAAFERTIISNGFAKAYAMTGWRLGYAAGPLPLIQGMNKMQGHSTSNVCTFAQFGAIAALEGTQEPLEIMRAAFTERRAYVLDAIAAIPGISCTRPDGAFYVYLDIAKLGVPALEFCDRFLDEHFVASVPGEAFGTQGCVRFSYATSLDSIKKGMDRLQTFVAKLA is encoded by the coding sequence GTGAAATTAGCCACCCGCATCAATCAAGTTCCTGCATCGATGACATTAGCCATTTCCGCCAAGTCCAAGGCGATGAAAGAGGACGGCATTGATGTGTGTAGCTTTAGTGCGGGGGAACCGGATTTTGATACCCCCGACCACATTAAAGCAGCGGCGAAAGCGGCCCTCGATGCGGGTAAAACGCGCTACGGCCCGGCGGCGGGGGAACCGAAATTACGAGCAGCGATCGCCCACAAACTCCAAACCCATAACCAACTCCCCTACGAAGCCGCCAATGTGATCGTCACCAACGGCGGCAAGTTTTCCCTCTATAACCTGATGATGACCCTGATTGAACCGGGGGATGAGGTGATTATTCCCGTGCCCTATTGGGTGAGTTATCCGGAAATGGTGAAGCTTGCCGGCGGTACGCCGATTTTAGTCGAAACCACGGCGGCATCGGGCTACCGGATTACCCCGGAGCAGTTGCAGGCGGCGATTACCCCCCAGACGAAACTGTTTGTTCTCAATTCGCCCTCGAACCCCACCGGCTCAGTGTATCCGCCAGCGGAGATCCGGGCGTTGGCGGATGTGGTGGTGGCGGCGGATATTCTCGTTGTGTCCGATGAGATTTATGAAAAGATTCTCTACGATGGGGCGGAGCATTTGAGTATTGGAGCGGTGAGTCCGGCGGCGTTTGAGCGGACGATTATTAGTAATGGGTTTGCGAAGGCCTACGCGATGACGGGCTGGCGGTTGGGCTATGCGGCGGGGCCGTTGCCGTTGATTCAAGGGATGAATAAGATGCAGGGCCACAGCACGTCCAATGTCTGCACGTTTGCGCAGTTTGGGGCGATCGCTGCCCTCGAAGGCACTCAGGAGCCGTTGGAGATTATGCGGGCGGCGTTTACGGAACGGCGGGCCTATGTGTTGGATGCGATCGCCGCGATTCCGGGCATTTCCTGCACCCGGCCCGATGGGGCGTTTTATGTCTATCTTGACATCGCTAAACTCGGTGTCCCGGCCCTGGAATTTTGCGATCGCTTCTTAGACGAGCATTTTGTTGCCTCCGTCCCCGGTGAAGCCTTTGGTACCCAAGGCTGCGTCCGGTTCTCCTATGCCACCAGCCTAGACTCCATCAAAAAAGGCATGGATCGCCTCCAAACCTTCGTGGCTAAACTCGCCTAA
- a CDS encoding ArnT family glycosyltransferase: protein MNGSEKSGLWQWWQTFEQRPRQAAWFSIITLSLICVMAFLWGLGSVGLVDETEPLFAEASRQMTVTGDWVTPYFNGVTRFDKPPLVYWLMALGYLAFGVNEWTVRLPSALAAIALVLGLFLTLYRFGYATPRAGQVDQADSRRSLRQRWIAAWLGAAMLALNVQMFAWGRTGVSDMLLNACIGVSLLCFFWGYVRHEGQVRRGFWPSRWYLGCYGAMALAVLTKGPVGIVIPGLVILVFLFYTGNLFTVWQEAKVWSGLLIFAVITIPWYVLVIQANGESYINDFFGYHNLDRFTRVVNQHSAPWYFYFLVVLVGFLPWSVSLPLAIARLNLWQRRFWCAQPRQAQLGLLAVIWVIVIFGFFTVAVTKLPSYTLPLLPAAAILVAQLWSYELSLNKLPSMAHQPRHTAGILITGVFSAIFAIATGVFWWIFPSLLGPDTAAPNFSQTLDQSLIPEIGGSIWIALGIAIAFLLLHRKTWRWVIVAQVIGFFCFLSFTMIPTLILVDQERQAPLRHLAILAGHEKQPTEELFMIGFRKPSVSFYAQTPIHYFSHAPHAATYVKRTRDNPPDDATSILILANPVIIDELYLKPQDYQTLDQEGAYQLVRVPRAVIAERNDIASP from the coding sequence ATGAACGGCAGTGAAAAATCTGGACTGTGGCAGTGGTGGCAGACCTTTGAGCAGCGACCTCGCCAAGCTGCTTGGTTTTCGATTATCACCCTCAGCCTGATTTGTGTGATGGCGTTTCTGTGGGGGTTAGGTAGTGTTGGACTCGTGGATGAGACGGAGCCTCTGTTTGCCGAAGCCTCGCGCCAAATGACGGTCACGGGGGACTGGGTGACACCGTATTTTAATGGGGTGACGCGGTTTGATAAGCCGCCCCTGGTGTATTGGTTAATGGCGTTGGGGTATCTGGCCTTTGGGGTGAATGAATGGACGGTGCGTTTGCCGTCGGCTCTGGCTGCGATCGCCCTCGTCCTCGGTCTTTTTTTGACGCTGTATCGTTTCGGCTACGCCACGCCCCGCGCTGGCCAGGTGGATCAAGCCGACAGCCGTCGCAGCCTGCGGCAACGGTGGATCGCGGCCTGGTTAGGGGCGGCGATGCTGGCCCTCAATGTGCAAATGTTCGCCTGGGGCCGCACGGGGGTGTCGGATATGCTCCTTAATGCCTGTATCGGGGTGTCGCTGCTGTGCTTTTTTTGGGGCTATGTGAGGCATGAAGGTCAGGTGCGGCGTGGCTTTTGGCCGAGTCGGTGGTATTTAGGCTGCTATGGGGCGATGGCGCTGGCGGTGCTCACGAAAGGCCCCGTCGGCATTGTCATTCCGGGCCTGGTGATCCTGGTTTTTCTGTTCTACACGGGCAATTTGTTCACAGTGTGGCAGGAGGCCAAGGTTTGGAGCGGGCTGCTGATTTTTGCGGTGATCACGATTCCTTGGTATGTGCTGGTGATCCAAGCCAATGGAGAATCCTATATCAATGACTTTTTTGGCTATCACAACCTCGATCGCTTTACCCGTGTGGTGAATCAACATTCAGCGCCGTGGTATTTCTATTTCCTCGTGGTGCTGGTGGGGTTTTTGCCCTGGTCGGTTTCCCTGCCTTTGGCGATCGCTCGCCTCAACCTCTGGCAACGCCGCTTTTGGTGCGCTCAACCCCGCCAAGCTCAACTGGGTTTGTTAGCGGTGATTTGGGTGATTGTGATCTTTGGCTTTTTTACCGTGGCTGTCACCAAACTCCCCAGCTACACCTTGCCCCTGCTGCCAGCGGCGGCGATCCTCGTGGCGCAACTCTGGAGTTATGAACTGTCCCTGAACAAGTTGCCCTCCATGGCCCATCAACCGCGCCATACGGCAGGAATCTTAATCACGGGGGTGTTCAGTGCGATATTTGCGATCGCCACCGGGGTCTTTTGGTGGATTTTCCCCAGCCTCCTCGGCCCCGATACCGCCGCCCCCAACTTTTCCCAGACCTTAGACCAATCCCTGATTCCGGAAATCGGCGGCAGTATTTGGATCGCCTTGGGAATTGCGATCGCGTTCTTGCTCCTCCATCGCAAAACCTGGCGTTGGGTGATTGTGGCCCAGGTGATCGGCTTTTTCTGCTTCCTCAGCTTCACGATGATTCCCACCCTTATCCTCGTCGATCAGGAACGACAGGCCCCCCTCCGCCACCTGGCCATCCTCGCCGGTCACGAAAAACAACCCACCGAAGAACTCTTCATGATTGGCTTTCGCAAACCCAGCGTCTCCTTCTACGCCCAAACCCCCATTCACTACTTTTCCCACGCTCCCCACGCCGCCACCTACGTCAAACGCACCCGCGACAATCCCCCAGACGATGCCACCTCTATCCTCATTCTCGCCAACCCGGTGATCATCGACGAACTCTACCTCAAGCCCCAGGACTATCAAACCCTCGACCAAGAGGGCGCGTACCAACTCGTCCGCGTCCCCCGCGCCGTGATTGCCGAACGCAATGACATCGCTTCCCCCTAA